Part of the Oncorhynchus keta strain PuntledgeMale-10-30-2019 chromosome 31, Oket_V2, whole genome shotgun sequence genome, gttctagccagtctccagatctcaaccccatagaaaatctttggagggagttgaaagttcgTGTTGCCAAGCAACAGCccaaaaacatcactgctctagaggagatttgcatggaggaatgggccaaaataccagcaacagtgtgtgaaaaccttgtgacttacagaagacttacagaaaacgtttgacctctgtcattgccaacaaagggtatgtaacaaagtattgagataaacttttgttattgaccaaatacttattttccaccagaatttgcaaataaattaataaaaaaatcatacaatgtgattttctggatgtttttttaacattgtctgtcatagttgaagtgtacctatgatgaaaattacaggcctctctcatctttttaagtgggagaacttgcacaattggtggctgactaaatactttttgccccactgtacatacatacgcacacacacacacacacacacacacacacacacacacacacacacacacacacacacagccttcagaaagtattcatccTACTTGACTCATCCCACtcaatattttgttatgttacagtctgaattcaaaattgattaaatatatagtttctcacccatctacacacaataccccagaatgacaaaatgaaaacatgtttttagaaatgttagcaaatttgttgaaaatgaaatacagaaaaaaaatgttttacataattattcacacccctgagtcaatactttgtagaagcacctttggagGCGATTACAGCTGAGTGTCTTTTGGGGTAAGTCATCATGAggtttgcacacctggattgtacaatattttcccattattttttaaattcttcaataACTATACTAAAAGGAAACGAGTATATACTACCGTAATgaatgtagtgtttttgtggattgtagtatactgtaatatttactgtagGGTTTTAGCAGACTGTAATACACTAATGTTTACTggagtgtttttgtggactgtagtatGAACTGGACAGTTTTTCAGACATTAATGTAATATTTACTAtactgtttttgttttattatctttggcatacgtgccttcggaaagtattcagatcccttgacttttttactctaaaattgattaaatagtttcatgtcatggctttagaagattttgataggctaattggcataatTGAGTCAATTATGTACCtaaggatgtatttcaaggcctaccttcaaactcagtgcctcattgcttgacgtcatgtgaaaatcaaaagaaaatcagccaagacttcagaaaaaaattgtagacctccacaagtctggttcatccttgggagccatttccaaacgcctgaaggtaccacgttcatctgtacaaacaatagtacgcaagtataaacaccattgaaccacgcagccgtcataccgctcaggaaggagacgtgttctgtctcctagagattaatgtaatttggtgcgaaaagtgcaaatcaatcccagaacaacagcaaaggaccttgtgaagatgctggaggaaacaggtacaaaagtagctatatccacagtaaaacgagtcctatattgacataacctgaaaggccgctcagcaaggaagaagccactgctccaaaaccgccataaaaattgccagactacagtttgcaactgcacatggggacaaagatcgtactttctggaaaaatgtcctctggtctgatgaaacaaaaatagaaccgtttggccataatgaccatcgttatgtttggcggAAAaaaggggaagcttgcaagccgaagaacaccatcccaatcatgaagcacgggggtggcagcatcatgttgtgagagtgctttgctgcaggagggactggtgcacttcacaaaatagatgccatcaaagttgtggcaaaatggcttaaggacaacaaagtcaaggtcttggagaggccatcacaaagccctgacctcaatcccatagacaatcCGTGGGGAGAACTgacaaagtgtgtgtgagcaaggaggcctacaaacctgctctgtcaggaggaattggccaaaattcacccaacttattgtggggagcttgtggaaagctacccaaaacgtttgacccaagttaaacaatttaaaggcaatgctaccaaatactaattgagtatatgtaaactcctgacgcactgggaatgtgatgaaagaaataaaagctgaaataaaatcactctactattattctgacatttcacattcttaaaataaagtggtgatcctaacggacctaagacagggaatttttaattggactgaatgtcaggaattgtgaaaaactgaggttaaatgtatttggctgttgtatgtaaacttccgacttcaactgtacgtatcggtttttcatttttaatacttTTGTAAAAACGTTGAAAAACCTgtttacactttgtcattatggtgtgaattatttttttaaatacattttagaataaggccgtaacgtaacaaaatgtggaaaaagtcaaggggtctgaattctttcccaAGGCACTGTAGAAGTGGAGGAAACCTTCAGCAGAAATAGTAAAACACCTTTGCTATAATCTGTAGCTATGTAGGACTGGGGTCTAAACAGATTGTTCAGCACTTCTGCTCTTTTGTATAAactgtagggaacacaatatatcATCTCTACTTGGTATGTTGGTTTCTCACATATAGGTGGCACAAATTGcgatatgggggaggggaattGGAAGTGTATATGCAAATGAAATACTGTAGTTGAAAaagtgtagtgtttttgcagacattactgtagaatTGAATACAGTGCTTTTATAGTAAGTACTTCAGTATTTGATATAGTATTCTACAGCAATCTATAGTAAGTATTAGACATgattgagggatactacagtgtgtagtatagtattgtaCTGTATATTAGTTTATTATCGTATTCTATCGTAAGTACTATAGTCTTCTATAGCAAACTGTAGAATTGTACATGTGGGTCACTTCTTAAAAAGTATGGTCTGCAgattatcatgaggtattctaactcaggcgagcaaaaACTTTACTTTCATAACATTACAGATTGCgaaccagctgttgttaacagaGACACTACCCAGCCTCCTGCCATCTTGCCCGGGTCTGCTCTCTGGTCTTGACGATGAAAAACCAGCGAGATGTATATTGTCCATGTcctcattcagccacgactctgagaAATATAGGATATTACCATTttcaggtcccgttgataggaAACTCGAAATGAGCTCATCCAGTTTTTTATCCAGTGACTTTACAATTGCCAACAGAAAAGGGGAGGGATGTTACTGTTAGTTTCAGTTTTTGTTTCATCCTACTTATTTTGGTGAAAAGGTCCTCATTCATTATCTTGGAGAAGGATCATTACATATTCATGCCATACGATAATCAATTCATCTATTTAAATGTTGATCAAACCACTTGTGCGTGTGTGCATCCAATCCACTGTGTACCCATTCAGTCCTTACAGACCCCTGACCAGAAGCAGACCTTTTCCCTATGTATGCATAGCTAATAAGATGGGAAACGCCACCTTCCTGGAGCCATGACCATATCGTGGACACATCCATATTATCCTTTCAGATCTAAAAGAGGTGTCTAGGGGCGGGAACAAAGGGTGAGTCTCAAACCAACCCCTTGCCCTATTGCCTCCCCCAGATTAGAATGTAGCCTATCAGTGAGCAGTGGTGGATAATTCTTGACAAGTGGCAGAAGCTAAGGACTGGCTTGAACAGAGCGATTCTGAGCCACCCTTTGTATCAGGTATGTGTTTATATTTTAGGGGGGGGGCTACTGTTTAGGACAGGTATATAATCTGGATATATGCAACGCTGTTCAGTTAGAGCAGAACGAGGTGACGACTAAAGGAGGGTAGTGAAGTTTGAGGATGTGATGTTTAACAAGTCATAAGAAGGTTATGAGTTTTTGTGAAATAGTGATTTGACTGCTTCTCCAGAGGGTGGGCCACTCCCCTTAATCTGACATGTTTATGGAGAGGGGGCGAATATTATATTTGGGAGGTGGGATTAAGGAATCTAATCATTCTAATGTCCAGTGAAACGATACGTATCCAAAAGTGACAATTTACCACTACAGTAGACAAAAGAAAATAATTCAACAATAAATGCTTTCTTGCATTGGTAAGCAGGAAACCTTTGAGTGAGTTAAGGTTGAGTAAGGATTTAGGGATGATCTTGAATGTACTATCACTTCTTCTAATGCTACATCATGTTACAGTATGGCTGCAATGTTGCACATCTGGTTAGGTGACAGTGTACAGAGGCAATTGGGAGTGAAAAAACTATCCGTTCTGGGAATCTTATTCCTCTTAAATCAGTTGCATCTTTAGCACCATGTCATAGATTTGACTCTGTACATCATGGATCTCTAACCCTGTTGCCCTTGTAAAAAGCATTTGTTTTGTATAATTTATGACAAGAAGTTGTTACTCTTAAGAAGTCACTTTCCAcaaatatattgtgttatatcCTCTTTACAACTAGCCTGGCTGACGCGACCCACGTGACTACACAGCGAAGAGCTGTGACCGAGAGCTGTGTTAGCCAGACTATTTACAATAGTGAACAAAATGGCCTCCTGCAAGACAGTTAACCAGAGCCATGTTCAGCAACAGAAATGGTAACACACTCAGTTTATCCACTTCACCAGTGTTTGACTAATCTTTTTGTTTATTAATCGTTGTATAAGGCCACTCTGGACTGTGCAGACTTCATTTAGAGAGGAGGAAttaaatcagaaatacagtatcaCATTGTCCTTGttacattttcaatgccctgCGGTGAGCTCCATCTCCTGGCGCAGTCACCCTGGACAGCATATCCACATCATAATGGAGTAAAAGTAAAGTTATACATCAACTGAAGCAAACTGAAGAGTACAAATAGACATGATATGACATAATAAACCACTGCATGAAGTGTTAAAAAAGTACATGGTGCATGTAGCATATGTCTTACAAATCACTACACAAGCATACACGGTAGCATGCTTCAGGAGACTCATGTCAGtggtttttgtgtgtttttctgtACATCCCACTCATCTAATACAGGGTCTGTGTGTCATGCATAATCAGGCTTCATATGGAGTAGAAAAGGTAAAGACAGCCTCCATAGTGAAGAAGGTCATTCAAGAGATTCCTAGATCAGatagtagcacacacacacacacaaaactcaGCATACCCGGAGTAAGTGGAATCCCATCTATTCCCATGTCACCATGCATCCGCCAGCACAACTATCAGGCGTCCAATGCTTTCTCTCTAAGCCATCTTTGGTTTCAGCCAAGTGGCACGAGTCCTCTATGTGATGCACACACAGAGGTTCAATTCCCAGTAGGGATCTAGATTAAACAATCATATTGGTCAGGGGGTCGAGACGGTGTGCAAAGAGGAAAGTCAGAGGACAAGCCATGCAGTGAGGAGGACATTGCACTGGGGAATTCTAGGGGTGACAGATTTTAGACAGCACAAAATGAAAGAATGGCTAGTGGGGTAATGCTGTAAATGCTAACCCAGTGTACCTATATAAATCTTTAAATGAGTGGTTCAGCAGAATCAGTACAACCAATGAGTGTATTACACAGTCTACAGGCATCAGTTCTCATGTCACTTACCAGTGCCTGATTCCGTTTATAGACCATAGTGGTTTCTGGTCATCCATGGACAAAGTTCCTGGTTTTCAAACCTTTCAGCCAATTTAGAGTATGGAGATAGATCCCAAGTCTCTGACTATGGAGAGTCCACTAGGACTTGAATCCCTCAGTTTTAAGCTACATTGACAATCATAGGAAACCAACATAAAAGCTCCATAAGGTAATGAacaataacataaaacacaaatGGAAAAGACAAACCACCATTCTGATGTGAATATAGCCAGCCCACCTGAAGGTAGTGCATTGACCATTTCACCCGCACCTATTCTATTTGACACAAGGCAAAATGCAACCCCACATCAATGCAATCTAGGGATTGAAGGAGATAATTGGAGAAAAGACACATTCTGATTGTAGCGATAAGATGAAACCCAACCATACCAAAAAGCTGTGCCCGAACTGTGAACCTACTGTGAGAAAATCCTTCAATAAATCAGCCTGATATTCAGGGCCTGTATTGTGCATGTGCCTCAGACTAGgtgttctgatctaggatcatggTTGCCTTTAAGGTCATAATGAATTTGATATGAACAtagaagtcgctctggataagagcgtctgctaaatgacttaaatgtaaatgtaaaacctgatcctagatctgcactcCTACTCAGACGATTCATGAAGATTGGGCCCAGGGGGTGACTACCATGCTAACTGCAAACAGCACATACCCCTGTCAATATTCAGGAGAGCAGCTTCACTTCGTATAATATTAAACTGTAAAATCAGTTACATATGGGTCGTTCCGAAATTAGTGCCAGTTACAAAtattaaaagcctgttatattaagcGAAGTGCCCTTTAATACTGACCACATGGAACCTTTTATTCATATTAAATCAGATTTATAAAGACCATTTAAACTGCCaaaattcagcattttgacatTTCCCTCTAAGCATCCTGTGACtcctaggaagattttaacccacttaatttgaaagccctagttattttgttgctttgataAAGTAATTTCTGAAGAGTTCattatttcatgtgattagtgattcattttaaagttaaaaaaaaaaacgaaaaacaaactgaactcttgttttaatatggtgaaattCCTTTGTAAATATTTCTCTAGTCAAATCATAGCGTacaagcaggtgagctggttctactctttttggcaatttcctggtgttttttttGTGGAAAACAGAGCCGGTTGAACATAACACGTCTACCCTGTTACCCATaaatagacaggctagaaatgtttgaACAATTTAATTTGCATTAAaattgcccctccctgttgcacacacacaacaagcttccatttcctctgtcacaaggggatttattggCTGATttaaccctgttatggtcaaccctgttactttatttggcacttactatggtcatttattttatttaacctcaaGATGGGAAAACGTGttttgaacatgtgctctttatggcAGATTGTTAAAATTGGTTGAAATCAAGTTTTGCACTACTCAAAAAAGGCACCTAATTGGCAGAAAGACCCATATGCCATTGCAATATCAGTAGCATAAAATgttttttcatttatttattctaTCCCCTAATCTCGCTATCTATCACTAGAAACCGGTTCCATTCATAACTCTCGACCTGAAGTTCTACTAAAAAGGAAAAATAGAACAAGACAGGTGTTCTAAGGCAACGGGGGTTTTCGGCAGCGATATAAAAACTCATAGAGTCagtctttttttctctcctctaCCATAAGTCCCTTTCATAGAGTCAAAGTCAGTGGAGTGGTGAGATATAGCTGAAAAATCAGAACTAGGGTGGAGAATGCTACAGTAATTCATTCAGACAGACAAAGCCTCGGCCCACAGATTCTATCTAGGCAGTGGAGAGCATTGGTCTTCAAGTTCAAAGTCTGCTATACTATTGATAAAGTTTCAGTTGAGAATGCTGATCAGATCAGAGGAAGGAACTGAAGGAAAAGGCATGGCCTCTAGTCCAATAGGGGGAGCCACCCACCTCTCCCGACTGGAAGTCatttaagaactaattcttatttacaatgacagctgatgggttaactgtcttgatcaggggcagaacaacagatttttaccttgtcagctcggggattcgatctagcaacctttcggttactggcccaacgatctagctactaggctacctgccacctgtAGGCATTGATATGAGGTTCAGTTGAAGGGTGAAGGCAAAGAAAGGAGCGCTTTAAGGGCCCAGGGCCCCTCTGTCACATCCCTGCTCCCAGGCATAAGTTAGGAGGGGAGAGTCGGCGGCAGGAGGGTGGGGGATGGGAGTGGAGTGGGTAAAGTTGGTCCAAGTCAGTGGTTCTGTTGGAGCTTGGTTAGAGGTTTGGCGGGAGCTTCGACCGGCGGCTTTGCTGGGGCTTTGGCAAGGATCTTGGGGGACGGAGCCGTGGCATGCAGGCCTGCCTCTGTGCCGATGTGCACAGTGATGTTGGTGTAGAGGGGGAAGTAGTCACGTGACAGCACCTCATACTCCACCGTGTTCATGCCGTCCAGCTTCCACGTCTGACGCGTCTTGGCCAGCATGTTGAACctagggggaggcagggagaggttAGTGATGGACTATGGGTTTATTCAACAGACCTCTGTCTTATTCGACAGAGGGCAACATTCAGAGGTAGCAGATGGAAATGTACAGATAGGCAGCACATCCTATCACATCCTAGCACATCCTTTAAAATAATCTGAACTTGTCACCCTACTGAATGGACCCCAGccatacacaaacacatgcatgcaATGCACACACATGTGTGTGTCAGTCTTGTACCATACCTCCTGGGGTTCACGTCGTTTCCCTTGTCCAGCTTGTGTTTGATCATCTTGTATCGGCCAACCTTCACCGATGGACGAGAGATGAACATCCCTCCTAGGGATACTctgagaatgggagagagggatcaGAAAGGAATTTTAATTTAGTTATTATCAATTATAAATAATAGGGTTATTCAGTGTCTTTAAATTGTATCATTTGGTTCTGTCATTTTGACCACAATGGGTCCATAGCTCAATGAATTGGCTCAATGTTCCACCCCCAAAACTCCCAAGGACCCCCTCTCACCTGACTCCAATGTCAtcgtcctctcctccccagccccAGTAGTTGTTGGGGAAGCCGTTCATCTTCAGGTAGTGCAGTGGAGACAATGCTGACACCCCTCCAAAATACATCTTGTATGGCAGCCTAGGAGAATGACAGCagattaaaataaaaatgtaggaTCAGATAAGGAACAAGTGAAATCAGAAATTAGTGAAGCCACACAATGAAAGAACTAGAGTATTCCAAATTAAAATGGAATACATTGTGTTGAATAAACTTGTGAAAATCCAAGAGAGACTTACAGTGAAAACAGGAACTAATAAACCATGAGGGCAAAAAGAagccaaaataaaataaagagaATAGACTGACTTGTATCCAAACTTGTCCATGGCGATGGCGGTGTGCTTGGGGTTGGCGTCGCACATGTAGGTGTTGCGGTCGTCCTCAGGGATGAGGTCCACATCATGGAAGAACAGGCAGTCCCAGTCCTCCTCCCGCATGGCCTCTCGGAACCCAACGTTCATCAGCTTGGCCCGGTTAAATGTGTAGTTACCAGCCTAAAGAGGCACAACAGACAGTTATTTATTTTTAGAGACCCTTACGCTAGCAACAACCGAAAAATATTCAATCTTGACATGGTTTCTATACAAATAACAATAGGTTATTCAATATGAACGTTCAGTATTTCCCCTAGGATTTTTTTTAGCAGTGGTGGCAAGGGTAGCGGGGTGCATTGCTGCAAGTGGTAGCGCAATGACATGCTAGCtgttcccatagacttccagtcattgagcTAATGACTATCCATTTAAAAGCTTGTCTCAGCAGAACGATAGCTAGATAAAGATATACATggcaaaaagtatgtggacaactgcttgTCAAACATtataaaatcatgggcattaatatggagttggtcatccctttgctgctataacagcctccactcttctgggaaggctttcctctagatgttggaacattactgcggggacttccttccattcagccacaagagcattagttaggtcgggcactgatattgggcgattaaggcctggctcgcagtcgacattccaattcattccaaaggtgtttgatgggtttgaggtcagggctctgtgcaggccagtcaagttcttccacactgatttcAACAAACTAtctctgtatggacctcgttttgtgcacaggggcattgtcatgctgaaacaggaaaaggccttccccaaactgttgccaattaagaattcccttcactggaattaaggggcTTAGCCCAAACCacaaaaacatccccagaccattattcctcctccaccaaactttacagttggcactatgcattagggGTCAGgtagcatccgccaaacccagattcgtctatcagactgccagatggtgaagagtgattcatcactccagagaacgcgtttccactgctctatAGGTGATCTcaaccctctccgagttgggcatctccggcgcggcccacgcttggattgcgtcctacctgacaggtcgctcctaccaggtggcgtggcgagaatctgtctcctcaccacgcgctctcaccactggtgtcccccagggctctgttctaggccctctcctattctcgctatacaccaagtcacttggctctgtcataacctcacatggtctctcctatcattgctatgcagacgacacacaattaatcttctcctttcccccttctgatgaccaggtggcgaatcgcatctctgcatgtctggcagacatatcagtgtggatgacggatcaccacctcaagctgaacctcggcaagacggagctgctcttcctcccggggaaggactgcccgttccatgatctcgccatcacggttgacaactccattgtgtccccctcccagagcgctaagaaccttggcgtgatcctggacaacaccctgtcgttctcaactaacatcaaggcggtggcccgttcctgtaggttcatgctctacaacatccgcagagtacaaccctgcctcacacaggaagcggtgcaggtcctaatccaggcacttgtcatctcccgtctggattactgcaactcgctgttggctgggctccctgcctgtgccattaaacccctacaactcatccagaacgccacagcccgtctggtgttcaaccttcccaagtaatctcacgtcaccccgctcctccgctctctccactggcttccagttgaagctcgcatccgctacaagaccatggtgcttgcctacggagctgtgaggggaacggcacctcagtacctccaggctctgatcaggccctacacccaaacaagggcactgcgttcatccacctctggcctgctcgcctccctaccactgaggaagtacagttcccgctcagcccagtcaaaactgttcgctgctctggctccccaatggtggaacacactccctcacgacgccaggacagcggagtcaatcaccaccttccggagacacctgaaaccccacctctttaaggaatacctaggataggataaagtaatccttctcaccccccttaaaagatttagatgcactattgtaaagtggctgttccactggatgtcataaggtgaatgcaccaatttgtaagtcactctggataagagcgtctgctaaatgacttaaatgtaaatgtaaatgtaatgaactgattggttggaaaggtggcatcctatgacggtgccacattgaaagtcactgtgctcttcagtacaggcaattctactgccaatgtttgtctatggagattgcatggcggtgtgcgcAATATTATTTcatctgtcagcaatgggtgtggctgaaataggcaAATTCACATTGAAGGGGTCTCCACATACTTTTGACCATTTGGTGCATAAATCATATTTGGGTCCCCGCTGCTAAATGAATATAGGGTAAACACTGACGACGGTGGTTCCATAcatgacaacacaatgacataTTGTGTCCATACAACAATAATGGGTAATGGGGTTAACCCGTTAAATATATGGAGTGTGCGACTTCATTTTTATACAGTTTACTCTCTGTTACTGGTCTCGTAAAGCTGACCCTAGGCAACACAGGTCTGGTTACAATGCCTCTGTTGGCATAGAGGAACTACGTCACTGCCTAGGTTACTACTTTATCTGCTTGAATAAAACCACTGCAAAAGGTTTTGCCTGCAAACTTTGGTTTTGAATCGCACCATGGATCGCATTAGTGGAAACCAAGACTGGTCTCAGGGCTGGTTGTAAGCTACATATTTTCAAGTCACGTCAGGGACAATTTTTACGTTTTagctaacctgctacgttaataatgctcctaacctgctatgaaaaGTCACTTCCTCTTGTCAAAGCCGGCAGACCTGCCCTGAGAGCAGTGAAATTATCCACTAATGATATACAGCGCTCTGACATGTCTGCATCGTGATTTGTTGGGGGGAGTGTCcggaagtatatattttttccccTTATCGACAGGCATTGAATTACTAGTTCCTCTATGCCAGAAAAGTCCATAATTGAAACCAGACCCTAGTCACCTGCAACTATTCAACATGGAAATGAATTGTGTCGTCTACATACAATGAAATCAATAGTCTGATCATTTACAGTACAACGGATCACCTGTAAATCGATACAATAGTACAGCATACTCAAATGGTTTAATAATATTCACAAAATTAGGATTTAAAACATCTCAAGAGGATTACACCTAATCCATGACAAGATATGACATTTGAGAGCATCACTGAGGTCAATAGAATGAGTAGTATTTGTCCCTGTggttcagtatgtgtgtgtgtgtgtgtgtgtgtgt contains:
- the si:dkey-199f5.8 gene encoding beta-1,4-galactosyltransferase 3; the protein is MATWLQSKWRYLFMFLGVQLVVMALLSREGYHKRVSYFIRIFRKLETTATGTFGAGSLHASNHTGGDVYANLSLLAKAHHGRGEDMPYCPKTSPLIGGPIHVIFHSGLTLAQVARKNPLVVRGGRYRPPDCEARHRTAIIIPHRNREHHLKFLLYYLHPFLQRQQLNYGIYVIHQAGNYTFNRAKLMNVGFREAMREEDWDCLFFHDVDLIPEDDRNTYMCDANPKHTAIAMDKFGYKLPYKMYFGGVSALSPLHYLKMNGFPNNYWGWGGEDDDIGVRVSLGGMFISRPSVKVGRYKMIKHKLDKGNDVNPRRFNMLAKTRQTWKLDGMNTVEYEVLSRDYFPLYTNITVHIGTEAGLHATAPSPKILAKAPAKPPVEAPAKPLTKLQQNH